A region from the Rufibacter sp. DG15C genome encodes:
- a CDS encoding YeiH family protein, translating to MSLAISTPNVSKAIFIIAGAVCLTPWVSPPVALAVGAILANTVGNPFRPLTSKLTKKLLQYSIIGLGFGINAQQALQASQEGLLLTVASITLTLTAGYLLGRWLGVDYKTAYLVSAGTAICGGSAIAAVSPLIHAEEKQMTMALGTVFVLNSVALLVFPWVGHLLQMTQPDFGLWAALAIHDTSSVVGAAQTFGEEALRVATTVKLARALWIIPLALFTAFAFKQSGAKVAIPYFIGGFVLTMLISSYGPIKLEPLYAGITFAAKRGLTLTLFLVGAGLAKETLRQVGIRPLLLGVILWLGLGISSLLVIQSL from the coding sequence ATGTCCCTCGCAATCTCCACCCCCAACGTTTCTAAGGCTATTTTCATCATAGCGGGCGCGGTGTGCCTGACACCATGGGTATCGCCACCGGTGGCTTTGGCAGTGGGTGCTATTTTGGCCAATACGGTGGGCAACCCCTTCAGGCCGCTTACTTCCAAGCTCACCAAGAAGCTGTTGCAGTACTCCATCATAGGCCTGGGCTTTGGCATTAACGCGCAGCAGGCCTTACAGGCGAGTCAGGAAGGATTACTCTTGACGGTGGCCTCTATCACGCTCACCTTGACGGCGGGCTACCTGCTGGGCAGGTGGCTGGGGGTAGATTACAAGACGGCGTATCTGGTGAGCGCAGGGACGGCCATTTGTGGCGGCAGCGCCATTGCCGCCGTCTCACCCCTCATCCACGCCGAGGAAAAGCAGATGACCATGGCGCTGGGGACGGTGTTCGTGCTCAACTCGGTGGCCTTGCTGGTCTTCCCGTGGGTGGGCCATCTATTGCAGATGACGCAGCCAGACTTTGGCCTGTGGGCGGCGCTGGCCATTCATGACACCAGTTCGGTGGTGGGCGCGGCGCAGACCTTCGGCGAGGAAGCCTTGCGCGTTGCCACCACCGTGAAACTGGCCCGGGCGCTCTGGATTATTCCGCTGGCCTTGTTCACGGCCTTCGCGTTTAAGCAGTCGGGTGCCAAGGTGGCTATCCCCTATTTCATTGGCGGCTTTGTATTGACCATGCTCATCAGTAGCTACGGCCCCATCAAACTTGAACCGCTGTATGCCGGCATCACCTTTGCTGCCAAGCGTGGCCTTACCTTGACACTGTTTCTGGTGGGCGCCGGCCTAGCCAAGGAGACCTTGCGGCAGGTGGGCATTCGGCCCTTGTTGCTGGGCGTGATTTTGTGGCTGGGTTTGGGAATTTCCAGTCTGCTGGTCATCCAAAGCTTGTAG
- a CDS encoding LysR substrate-binding domain-containing protein, with translation MLDFRWKVFRSVAKHLSFTKAAGELFITQPAATKRVQELEAEVGLRLFLRKGNRIQLTPAGETMLAFAERAHALQEEVAFAMGKLKDQVSGHLRLGASTTIAQYVMAPVLSAFHQRYPHVKLSLLNGNTEAMEQALIHQDIDLGIVEGLSHRRELQYTPFLPDELVPVVRTGHALTQAGSITLPELARQPLVLRERGSGTLEVIEEALRVHQLRLPDLNVVLDLGSSETIKSFLQHSDCVALLSRYSILQELETGKLVTLQPDGFRLQRSFWFVQPVGQPEGLSQLFQQFCLHQYNLPE, from the coding sequence ATGCTAGATTTTCGGTGGAAGGTTTTTAGAAGCGTGGCCAAGCACCTGAGCTTTACCAAAGCGGCCGGCGAGCTCTTCATTACCCAGCCGGCGGCCACCAAGCGCGTGCAGGAACTAGAGGCCGAGGTGGGTTTGCGTCTGTTCCTACGCAAGGGCAACCGCATCCAGCTCACGCCCGCCGGTGAGACCATGCTGGCCTTTGCTGAGCGAGCACATGCCCTGCAGGAAGAGGTGGCCTTTGCCATGGGTAAGCTCAAAGACCAAGTAAGCGGCCATTTGCGCTTGGGCGCCAGCACCACCATTGCCCAGTACGTGATGGCACCGGTGCTGTCGGCATTCCATCAAAGGTACCCGCACGTGAAACTGTCCTTGCTCAACGGCAACACAGAGGCCATGGAACAGGCACTCATCCATCAGGACATTGACCTGGGCATTGTAGAGGGCCTCAGCCATAGAAGAGAACTCCAGTACACGCCTTTCCTGCCCGACGAGTTGGTGCCTGTGGTCCGTACCGGACACGCACTTACCCAAGCCGGGAGTATCACCTTGCCAGAACTGGCTCGGCAGCCGCTGGTCCTGCGGGAGCGCGGCTCGGGTACGTTAGAAGTCATTGAAGAAGCCCTGCGCGTGCACCAGCTTAGACTACCAGATTTGAATGTGGTGCTGGATTTGGGCAGTTCAGAGACCATCAAGTCGTTTCTTCAGCACTCAGACTGCGTGGCCTTGCTGTCCAGGTATTCCATTCTGCAGGAGTTGGAAACCGGCAAACTGGTAACGCTCCAGCCAGACGGATTTAGGTTGCAGCGGTCGTTTTGGTTTGTCCAGCCGGTGGGCCAGCCCGAAGGACTTTCCCAGCTGTTTCAGCAGTTCTGCCTACACCAGTATAACCTACCGGAATAG
- a CDS encoding LytTR family DNA-binding domain-containing protein, producing the protein MLRALILEDEPLAANRLTQLLQAQTEVPLAVVATLASVQEAVQYFKEQPLPDVAFFDIQLGDGLSFEVLEQVDVHCPIIFTTAYDAYALRAFKANSIDYLLKPIDEEDLTKALQKLQRITASSGPSQAASLHVLQQALQQLQNPSAPVYKNRFVLKVGEHLRAIPVEEIDFFYSFEKATFLQTTDNRRFALDYTMDQLEQLVNPQQFFRVNRGYLVQLPAIKDIIHYTNSRLKLVLRQHTQEEVLVSRERVSTFRAWLDQ; encoded by the coding sequence ATGCTCCGCGCCTTAATCCTAGAAGACGAACCCTTGGCCGCCAATCGCTTGACGCAACTTCTGCAGGCCCAGACCGAGGTGCCGCTTGCCGTGGTAGCTACGCTGGCGTCGGTGCAGGAAGCGGTGCAGTACTTTAAGGAACAGCCTTTGCCAGACGTGGCCTTCTTTGACATCCAGCTAGGCGACGGCTTGAGCTTTGAGGTTCTGGAACAGGTAGACGTGCACTGCCCCATCATCTTCACCACGGCTTATGATGCCTATGCCCTGCGCGCCTTCAAAGCCAACAGCATTGACTACCTCTTAAAACCCATTGACGAGGAAGACCTGACCAAGGCCCTCCAAAAACTGCAACGCATTACCGCTTCTTCTGGACCCAGTCAAGCGGCTTCTTTGCACGTACTTCAACAGGCCTTGCAGCAACTACAAAACCCGTCGGCACCGGTGTATAAAAATAGGTTTGTCTTGAAAGTGGGTGAGCATTTGCGGGCCATTCCGGTGGAGGAGATTGACTTTTTCTACAGCTTTGAGAAGGCCACCTTTCTGCAGACCACAGACAACCGCCGCTTTGCCCTAGACTACACCATGGACCAACTGGAGCAACTGGTCAACCCGCAGCAGTTCTTCAGGGTAAACCGCGGCTACCTGGTGCAGTTGCCGGCCATCAAAGATATCATCCATTACACCAACAGCCGCCTTAAACTTGTGCTTCGGCAACATACCCAAGAAGAAGTCTTGGTGAGCCGCGAGCGGGTTTCTACCTTTAGAGCCTGGCTGGACCAATAA
- a CDS encoding sensor histidine kinase, with translation MANFAIPDLRVKSILKWVAVFSGFAVLNMLLLCANCFTDGIWVVRNFTYAFLLFSILWLGNGFLGTLLNRVVTWVDNPGKRFLITIVSTTLFSAVAILLVNWVYIVLLNGLSAELLLSMRFRWTMLTQLLVTFFITLSVYAVSFLRSWREAAVKAERFQKENALSQYEALKNQVNPHFLFNSLNALTSLVHPSPDLAVKFIKQLSEVYRYVLDSQHKEVVALEEELAFAQRYVFLQQIRHADGLQVTLPEKVPTGYFLPPLALQMLLENAIKHNKILANEPLHIQVTMEGNTLRVENNLQPKTQHELPSGLGLANIQARYQMLTNRKMEVASTDTSFIVCLPLLTFQ, from the coding sequence ATGGCCAATTTTGCTATCCCAGACCTGCGTGTAAAATCTATCCTGAAGTGGGTGGCTGTTTTTTCTGGCTTCGCCGTTCTGAACATGTTGCTGTTGTGCGCCAACTGCTTCACTGACGGCATCTGGGTAGTCAGAAACTTTACGTACGCCTTTCTCTTGTTCTCCATCCTTTGGCTGGGCAATGGCTTCTTAGGAACTCTCCTCAACCGGGTGGTCACTTGGGTAGACAATCCAGGGAAGCGCTTTTTAATTACCATTGTCTCTACCACCCTCTTCTCGGCGGTAGCCATTCTGCTGGTCAACTGGGTGTACATTGTGTTGCTAAACGGCCTCTCAGCAGAGCTTTTGCTTTCTATGAGGTTCAGGTGGACCATGCTCACGCAGTTGCTGGTCACGTTCTTCATCACCTTGTCTGTCTACGCCGTTTCCTTTTTGCGAAGCTGGCGCGAGGCGGCCGTCAAGGCAGAACGTTTCCAGAAAGAAAACGCCCTCTCGCAATACGAGGCCCTTAAAAACCAGGTAAACCCGCATTTCCTGTTCAACAGCCTCAACGCCCTCACCAGCCTGGTGCACCCCTCGCCCGATCTGGCCGTCAAGTTCATCAAGCAATTGTCAGAGGTGTACCGCTACGTTCTGGACTCTCAACACAAAGAAGTGGTAGCCTTGGAAGAGGAACTGGCCTTTGCCCAGCGCTACGTGTTTTTACAGCAGATTCGGCACGCTGATGGCTTGCAAGTAACGCTCCCCGAGAAAGTACCCACCGGTTACTTTCTGCCGCCGCTGGCCCTACAGATGCTGCTGGAAAATGCCATCAAACACAACAAGATACTAGCCAATGAGCCTTTGCATATTCAGGTGACGATGGAAGGGAATACTTTGCGGGTAGAGAACAACCTACAGCCCAAGACCCAGCACGAACTGCCCAGCGGCTTGGGCCTTGCCAACATCCAGGCCCGCTACCAGATGCTCACCAACCGGAAAATGGAAGTAGCGTCTACAGATACCTCCTTTATAGTCTGCTTGCCTTTGCTCACTTTCCAGTAA